The following coding sequences lie in one Fibrobacter sp. UWB4 genomic window:
- a CDS encoding DUF262 domain-containing protein, with product MKNTKSIGGRSMTVWKVGCRWSKNGNENSKIISVFRRNGLIFVGEQKDEFKKIRKGDLIAIADGYKVVSVAKATCNAVFLKDLNPIIRIRGNEWNIIDKDWALENAIGVTAKIFDLQEPNESLNETSDNQQILYKKRGSCCRAIQIADKVENLYEMCATSSEKFDIDCKRCSLKDLLDSKTHYVIPVYQREYSWGEPQITKFVRDLLLGFCGVSGFDEDENGKKKLLPKVNPAPMFIGTMQLSCRKYITKKEHEQDVIDGQQRFSTLLCLLKYLSFLCDASDIRFTDILESRVNKGKEDEFLSEAMSFDSLEILNNDCSSNKYLENIKLIKETFEELDFPFECYADLLKYIKDNIWFVVITTKAGISKTLEIFNTINTAGLDLNGGDLFKVRLYEYLKDKRGENQFDGIDSLYNQIKESNLEWRINHNFDLVNVDMVRDVYKTYLITKFDLPKSMYEWGTDRFYDTLFDVCLDVAPHQELNTNKAHGVVLCLEDLQKVKDAIIRWNKRNVDSQEKMIADLLVCKSRYGRYWQYPILYLLFMNENNVENVYETWQLLARIFFAYSIYYAKIVNEGKNFMYGIYKMLCNKDAANLVKNLEERKIGLQWMVNNVLTGSITDNQKKKDLICIVSAFLKEPSISDELGIEQLRNRLSWGFDVEHIHATGDGAVEVDWILQNSIGNLMLLEYDINRSIKDKPFEEKVKRYRKSKYAVAQQMAEMKCWEKQQIQGRKESEKKAILNFYNQT from the coding sequence ATGAAAAACACGAAATCAATTGGAGGAAGGTCAATGACGGTATGGAAAGTTGGTTGCCGTTGGAGTAAAAATGGAAACGAAAATTCCAAAATTATTTCTGTTTTTAGGCGTAATGGATTAATTTTTGTTGGGGAGCAGAAAGACGAATTTAAGAAAATAAGGAAAGGTGACTTAATTGCCATAGCCGATGGTTATAAGGTTGTCTCTGTTGCTAAGGCAACTTGTAATGCCGTATTTTTAAAGGATCTCAATCCGATAATCCGAATACGCGGCAATGAATGGAATATTATCGATAAGGATTGGGCTCTTGAAAACGCTATTGGTGTAACAGCAAAGATATTTGATCTTCAGGAACCAAATGAATCGTTAAATGAAACATCTGATAATCAACAAATTTTGTACAAAAAACGAGGATCCTGTTGTAGGGCTATTCAAATAGCAGACAAAGTTGAGAATCTATATGAAATGTGCGCAACTTCTTCTGAAAAATTCGATATTGATTGTAAAAGGTGCTCTCTGAAAGATTTGCTTGATTCCAAGACTCATTATGTAATCCCTGTTTATCAGCGTGAATATTCCTGGGGTGAACCGCAGATTACTAAGTTCGTGCGGGATTTGTTGCTAGGTTTTTGTGGCGTTTCCGGTTTTGATGAAGATGAGAATGGTAAGAAGAAACTTCTACCAAAAGTAAATCCTGCACCAATGTTTATTGGTACGATGCAGTTGTCTTGTCGCAAGTATATTACAAAGAAAGAGCATGAACAAGATGTGATTGACGGTCAGCAACGTTTCAGTACGCTTTTATGTTTATTGAAATACCTATCATTTCTTTGTGACGCTTCAGATATTCGATTCACCGATATTCTTGAATCTAGAGTAAATAAAGGCAAGGAAGATGAATTTTTAAGCGAAGCGATGTCTTTTGATTCTTTAGAGATTTTGAATAATGATTGTTCTAGTAACAAATATTTAGAAAATATTAAGCTAATTAAAGAAACATTTGAGGAATTAGATTTCCCATTCGAATGTTATGCGGATTTGCTGAAATATATTAAGGATAATATTTGGTTTGTTGTAATAACTACAAAGGCAGGTATTTCTAAAACATTGGAAATTTTCAATACGATTAATACCGCTGGTCTTGACTTGAATGGTGGTGATTTATTTAAGGTGAGATTGTATGAATACCTTAAAGACAAAAGGGGAGAAAATCAATTTGATGGCATAGATAGTTTATACAATCAGATAAAAGAGTCAAATCTAGAATGGCGAATTAATCATAATTTCGACTTAGTGAATGTTGACATGGTTCGTGATGTCTATAAAACATATTTGATTACTAAGTTTGATTTGCCCAAATCTATGTACGAATGGGGAACCGACCGTTTTTATGACACGCTATTTGATGTTTGTCTAGATGTTGCTCCACATCAGGAATTAAACACCAATAAGGCACACGGGGTTGTTCTTTGTTTAGAGGATTTGCAAAAAGTTAAAGATGCCATTATTCGTTGGAATAAAAGAAATGTTGATTCGCAAGAAAAGATGATTGCCGACCTATTGGTTTGCAAGTCGCGGTATGGAAGATATTGGCAATATCCTATCCTCTATTTACTGTTTATGAATGAAAATAATGTAGAGAATGTCTATGAAACATGGCAATTGCTTGCAAGAATTTTCTTTGCGTATAGTATTTATTATGCGAAGATTGTAAACGAAGGAAAAAATTTTATGTATGGTATTTACAAAATGCTGTGCAATAAAGATGCTGCAAATCTTGTGAAAAATTTAGAAGAACGAAAAATAGGATTGCAATGGATGGTGAATAATGTATTAACTGGCTCCATCACGGATAATCAAAAAAAGAAGGATTTAATCTGCATTGTGTCTGCATTCCTCAAAGAACCCTCTATATCGGATGAACTTGGTATAGAGCAACTGAGAAACCGACTTTCTTGGGGTTTTGATGTGGAACATATTCATGCCACAGGAGATGGAGCTGTAGAAGTAGACTGGATTCTTCAAAATAGCATTGGTAATTTAATGCTGCTAGAATATGATATTAATCGTTCTATAAAGGATAAGCCGTTTGAAGAAAAGGTAAAACGCTATCGGAAAAGTAAATATGCTGTTGCTCAACAAATGGCGGAAATGAAATGTTGGGAAAAACAACAAATTCAGGGGCGAAAAGAATCAGAGAAAAAAGCGATATTGAATTTTTATAATCAAACTTGA
- a CDS encoding DNA-binding protein — protein MDRNELKSKGLFYNNQEFDAYVFVCNLIRQAKKKIVLVDNYVNEKTLAMMLKRSKDVSVTIYTYDKSKVFEVDLTTYNVQYANCPIKILPSYGVHDRFLFIDETAYHFGASLQDLGKKTFFFSKEDFTIEEVLRKSKK, from the coding sequence ATGGACCGAAATGAATTGAAATCAAAGGGGCTATTCTACAACAACCAAGAATTCGATGCATATGTATTCGTCTGCAATTTGATTCGTCAAGCAAAAAAGAAAATCGTTCTTGTAGACAACTATGTGAACGAGAAAACATTGGCGATGATGCTCAAGCGCAGTAAAGATGTATCAGTTACTATTTACACCTATGACAAAAGCAAAGTTTTTGAAGTAGATCTGACGACGTACAATGTGCAGTACGCGAATTGTCCCATTAAAATTTTACCCAGTTATGGAGTCCATGATAGATTCTTATTTATAGACGAAACCGCGTATCATTTTGGAGCATCGCTTCAGGATTTAGGCAAAAAGACATTTTTCTTCAGCAAGGAAGATTTTACTATAGAGGAAGTGCTAAGAAAATCGAAAAAATAA
- a CDS encoding YafY family protein — MFKRGLMENPGRGERMVRIFVYLMAHYNNRYSVTDIMQHLDIPANELRSVQRDMQALTNLESRYIQRITDSGKTYYQAALERANKLIFPDFGDMVLHFVFLQRIANLYPTTSSLIEDLTKRITQDLPAKQQDVLKSYSKELNGRILFMGTPPNYDEDVSKNLPTILNAIRQKRKVQIKYTDNWGTPSDKPRVPLMVAISHGDIYIGCVSQHHPDKTYALKLQRIESVKLLKETFEEDSKVVESLRKRIRTGALLLGDQNPQEEKVVIYFPKYAKNFLKERPYHRSMKMEDAPGDEIRVTMKVEVNELLKQWIMYYGNIATVEQPKKLRQMILETAKALVNKYER, encoded by the coding sequence ATGTTTAAGCGAGGTCTTATGGAAAATCCGGGTCGCGGCGAACGCATGGTGCGAATTTTTGTGTACCTGATGGCACACTATAACAATCGTTATAGCGTTACGGATATCATGCAGCATTTGGATATTCCCGCAAATGAATTGCGAAGTGTGCAGCGCGATATGCAGGCATTGACAAATCTCGAAAGCCGTTACATCCAACGCATTACTGACAGCGGCAAGACTTATTACCAGGCAGCGCTTGAACGTGCGAACAAGCTCATATTCCCGGATTTTGGCGACATGGTTTTGCATTTTGTCTTTTTGCAGCGCATCGCGAACTTGTACCCGACAACATCAAGCCTTATCGAAGACCTCACCAAGAGAATCACGCAGGATTTGCCTGCGAAGCAGCAAGACGTTCTGAAGAGCTATTCGAAAGAATTGAACGGCCGCATTCTCTTTATGGGGACTCCGCCAAATTACGACGAAGACGTGAGCAAGAACCTGCCGACTATTCTGAACGCGATTCGTCAAAAGCGGAAAGTACAGATAAAATACACAGACAACTGGGGAACGCCATCGGATAAGCCACGCGTTCCGCTGATGGTCGCTATAAGTCATGGAGACATTTATATCGGTTGCGTTTCGCAGCACCACCCCGACAAAACTTACGCGTTAAAATTGCAGCGCATCGAGTCGGTAAAATTGCTGAAGGAAACTTTTGAAGAAGACTCGAAGGTGGTCGAATCGTTGCGCAAGCGCATCCGCACGGGGGCACTGCTTTTGGGCGATCAAAATCCGCAAGAAGAAAAGGTTGTCATTTACTTCCCGAAATACGCCAAGAACTTTTTGAAGGAACGCCCGTACCACCGCTCCATGAAAATGGAAGATGCGCCAGGCGACGAGATCCGCGTGACAATGAAGGTCGAGGTAAACGAGCTACTCAAGCAGTGGATTATGTATTATGGGAACATCGCGACGGTCGAACAGCCGAAAAAGTTGAGGCAGATGATACTGGAAACGGCGAAGGCTCTCGTAAATAAGTACGAAAGATAA
- a CDS encoding phospholipase D-like domain-containing protein, which yields MPTFTKYIQNEEHYSEVISRIATVRETLWIGTADIKDVYVKQNGESIPLLGQLAGLLKRGVGVRLIHAKEPGPNFREDFDRYKILATDLERVMCPRVHFKMMIFDLETAYIGSANLTGAGIGLKSSLRRNFEAGILTNDPQIVEPAIEQFDTLWMGAHCEKCGRQEFCGDRIK from the coding sequence ATGCCGACCTTCACTAAGTACATCCAAAACGAAGAACACTATTCCGAAGTCATTTCCCGTATCGCAACAGTCCGCGAAACGCTCTGGATCGGTACCGCCGACATCAAGGATGTTTACGTCAAACAGAACGGTGAATCAATTCCGCTGCTTGGACAACTCGCAGGACTCCTCAAGCGTGGCGTGGGCGTGCGGCTCATTCACGCCAAGGAACCCGGCCCGAACTTCCGCGAAGATTTCGACCGCTATAAGATTCTCGCGACCGATCTCGAACGCGTCATGTGTCCGAGGGTCCATTTCAAGATGATGATTTTCGATCTAGAAACCGCCTACATCGGCTCCGCAAACTTGACAGGCGCTGGCATTGGCTTGAAAAGTTCCCTCCGCCGCAACTTTGAGGCGGGAATCCTCACGAACGACCCGCAAATCGTCGAACCCGCCATTGAACAATTCGATACGCTTTGGATGGGCGCCCACTGCGAAAAGTGTGGCCGCCAAGAATTCTGCGGAGATAGAATCAAGTAG
- a CDS encoding ORF6N domain-containing protein, with product MKKNNENTDVAISSPLTTSGVERMIQIVRGKQVLLDRDLATLYGVETRAINQAVKRNAERFPERYCFQLTADELQNLKSQNVISSWGGDRFKPYVSIVFPMSRQKF from the coding sequence ATGAAGAAAAACAATGAAAATACAGATGTTGCCATCTCTAGCCCACTCACAACATCCGGTGTCGAACGTATGATTCAAATCGTTCGAGGCAAACAAGTATTACTTGATCGCGATTTAGCAACACTTTATGGGGTGGAAACCAGAGCCATAAATCAAGCCGTAAAACGAAATGCAGAACGATTCCCCGAAAGATATTGCTTTCAATTAACAGCAGATGAACTACAAAACTTGAAATCACAAAATGTGATTTCAAGTTGGGGTGGAGACAGATTTAAGCCATATGTATCAATCGTCTTTCCAATGTCGAGGCAAAAGTTTTAG
- a CDS encoding AAA family ATPase yields the protein MQLHYENTTENYFKNKREMLGKEGVSEKSLSGQPTFIDLKIMEFWSRFMRYYPDGDCRVFCDKYMTDECVAAFLDRVCEARECIELPTGITTEIEDKWYKSKDLLEEFHKSRRIIFARHFLDFVAHWGDGDAYTRQLLSRSIQECSANWLAGGCDESDVSMQRTFELKRLFHLSDEALDLVLYLWLRDHHNMFFKVEKISKMFDYFDSSERGSFRRISLIAGLEPATLHELCSKESALIKFQLVRVEETNRNADLKIKRCELYLASEVSDFLYGFSDMSRIMDLKTAPKPCVNYAQISKTNPQASFVLQMLKTHQKGSPLNILFYGREGTGKTELAKALAQELNVPLFAVGLGDESMDKESLLQTRLRSMLLADWECERSGGVILMDEADLVLNQAEKGLLNIIFENLKTPVIWITNNIACIENSTRRRFDYSLEFFTFSNKERVAIWQSVLEAQQAESILCNDEIESIAKEIPVMAGSITLAVRQAQRMLAADFSPLNVVREIASSHAKLLGISMGSQEAKGNEYNMECVRISSGDVKNIDYVVPMLKNFDAQWRASKLNGRRENLNIFLYGPPGTGKSAYAKHIAQDILGRDLLVKRTSDILGGIVGDTERNIREMFREAEQSDAILFIDEADSFFENRGNAKNHWEVTLVNEFICQMDSFNGMLIAATNYENVLDWAIRRRFQLKLAFDYMDSKQVSKTWTSFFGDKCPREVLACDNVSISDFQNVRRKLAYVPADLRTRELITQNMLEEIANKDDHQGRRLGL from the coding sequence ATGCAGTTACATTACGAAAATACAACCGAAAATTACTTTAAAAATAAGCGCGAAATGCTTGGTAAAGAGGGTGTCTCTGAAAAGTCTCTGAGCGGTCAGCCGACTTTTATAGACTTGAAAATTATGGAATTTTGGAGCCGCTTTATGCGGTATTATCCAGATGGGGATTGTCGGGTCTTTTGCGACAAGTATATGACGGATGAATGCGTTGCGGCTTTTTTGGATAGAGTGTGTGAAGCCCGTGAATGCATTGAACTTCCTACTGGAATTACGACGGAGATTGAGGATAAGTGGTACAAGTCGAAGGACCTTCTCGAAGAATTCCATAAAAGCCGAAGAATCATTTTTGCTAGGCATTTCCTGGACTTTGTTGCTCATTGGGGCGATGGTGATGCTTATACACGTCAGTTGCTTTCTCGGTCAATTCAAGAGTGTTCCGCAAATTGGCTTGCTGGTGGATGCGATGAAAGTGATGTGTCGATGCAGAGGACTTTTGAATTGAAGCGTCTTTTCCATCTTTCTGATGAAGCCTTGGATCTTGTGCTGTATTTATGGCTGCGCGATCATCATAACATGTTTTTTAAGGTTGAAAAAATCTCGAAGATGTTCGATTACTTTGACTCGTCTGAGCGGGGGTCGTTTAGGCGAATTTCTTTGATTGCGGGGCTGGAGCCGGCGACATTGCATGAACTCTGTTCAAAGGAGAGCGCGCTTATCAAGTTCCAGTTGGTGCGTGTGGAGGAAACGAATCGAAATGCAGATTTGAAAATCAAGCGGTGTGAACTGTATTTGGCGAGCGAGGTAAGCGATTTTCTGTATGGATTTTCGGATATGTCAAGGATTATGGATTTGAAAACGGCGCCAAAGCCTTGCGTCAATTATGCCCAGATTTCCAAGACGAATCCGCAGGCGTCCTTTGTTTTGCAGATGCTGAAAACTCATCAGAAGGGCTCGCCACTCAATATCCTTTTTTACGGTCGTGAAGGAACGGGAAAAACGGAACTTGCGAAAGCGCTTGCTCAGGAGTTGAATGTTCCTTTGTTTGCCGTGGGCTTGGGTGACGAATCTATGGATAAGGAATCCCTTTTGCAGACTCGTTTGCGTTCCATGTTGCTTGCCGATTGGGAATGTGAACGGAGTGGTGGCGTAATCCTGATGGATGAGGCTGATTTGGTTTTGAATCAGGCGGAGAAAGGTTTGCTGAATATCATTTTTGAAAATCTGAAAACGCCTGTCATTTGGATTACGAATAATATTGCGTGTATTGAAAATAGTACTCGTCGCCGGTTTGACTATTCTCTGGAATTCTTCACGTTCAGTAATAAGGAACGCGTTGCAATTTGGCAGTCTGTTCTTGAAGCGCAACAAGCGGAATCGATTTTGTGCAACGACGAAATAGAAAGTATTGCGAAGGAGATTCCCGTGATGGCGGGGAGCATTACTTTGGCGGTTCGTCAGGCGCAGCGGATGCTGGCGGCGGATTTTTCCCCGTTGAACGTGGTTCGTGAAATTGCGTCGTCTCATGCCAAACTTTTGGGCATATCGATGGGCTCGCAAGAGGCTAAAGGAAACGAGTATAATATGGAATGTGTCCGCATTTCTAGCGGGGATGTAAAGAATATTGATTATGTCGTTCCGATGCTCAAAAATTTCGATGCGCAATGGCGTGCTTCAAAATTGAATGGACGCAGAGAAAACTTGAACATCTTTTTGTACGGTCCTCCGGGAACAGGGAAGTCGGCTTATGCAAAGCATATTGCTCAAGATATTCTTGGTCGTGATTTGCTTGTGAAGCGTACAAGCGATATCCTTGGTGGAATTGTGGGCGATACGGAACGCAACATTCGTGAAATGTTCAGAGAAGCTGAACAGAGTGATGCTATTCTTTTCATTGACGAGGCTGATAGTTTCTTTGAAAATCGAGGCAATGCAAAAAATCACTGGGAAGTGACTTTGGTAAATGAGTTTATATGCCAAATGGATTCGTTCAACGGAATGCTTATTGCAGCCACGAATTACGAGAACGTTTTGGATTGGGCAATCCGTCGGCGTTTTCAGCTGAAGCTGGCGTTTGACTATATGGACTCTAAGCAGGTTTCGAAAACATGGACATCGTTTTTTGGGGATAAATGTCCAAGAGAAGTTCTTGCTTGCGATAATGTGTCCATTAGCGATTTTCAGAATGTTCGCCGTAAACTAGCGTATGTTCCCGCCGACTTGCGCACGCGAGAACTGATTACGCAGAACATGCTCGAAGAAATCGCCAACAAAGATGACCATCAAGGACGCAGATTGGGGCTGTAA
- a CDS encoding O-acetylhomoserine aminocarboxypropyltransferase/cysteine synthase family protein, protein MTTQNKLHFETLQLHVGQEQADPATDSRAVPIYQTTSYVFHSAQHASDRFHLKDAGNIYGRLTNTTQDVFEKRIAALEGGIAGLAVASGAAALTYAITALARKGDHVVAQRSIYGGTYNLLEHTLSKFGIETTFVDIHNLKEVEGAIKSNTKLVFIETLGNPNSDIPDIEAISELAHKNKIPVVIDNTFGTPYLIRPLEHGADIVVHSATKFIGGHGTTLGGVIVDGGKFDWAASGKFPQFTETNPSYGVPFTAAAGAAAYIVYIRAILLRDEGAAISPFNAFLLLQGTETLSLRLDRHVENTKKVLEFLSKHPKVAKVNHPSFADHPQHALYQKYFPNGAGSIFTFDVKGGQAEAFKFIDGLKIFSLLANVADVKSLVVHPYTTTHSELTPAELAEAGISPATIRLSIGTEHYEDIINDLAQALDQI, encoded by the coding sequence ATGACGACTCAGAACAAGCTCCATTTCGAAACTCTTCAGCTCCACGTTGGTCAGGAACAGGCAGACCCGGCAACCGATTCCCGCGCAGTTCCTATATATCAGACCACTTCTTACGTGTTCCACAGCGCCCAGCACGCTTCTGACCGTTTCCACCTGAAGGATGCAGGCAACATTTACGGTCGCCTCACCAACACCACGCAGGACGTTTTTGAAAAGCGCATCGCAGCTCTCGAAGGCGGTATCGCAGGTCTCGCAGTCGCTTCTGGTGCAGCAGCTCTTACCTACGCCATCACGGCTCTCGCCCGCAAGGGGGACCACGTGGTCGCTCAGCGCTCCATCTACGGCGGCACCTACAACCTCTTGGAACATACGCTCAGCAAGTTCGGCATTGAAACGACTTTCGTTGACATCCACAACCTCAAAGAAGTCGAAGGCGCCATCAAGTCCAACACGAAGCTCGTCTTTATCGAAACTCTCGGCAACCCGAACTCCGACATCCCGGATATCGAGGCCATCTCCGAACTCGCTCACAAGAACAAGATTCCGGTCGTGATCGACAACACCTTCGGTACTCCGTACTTGATTCGTCCGCTCGAACACGGTGCTGATATCGTCGTGCATTCTGCAACGAAGTTCATCGGCGGTCACGGTACGACTCTCGGCGGCGTGATTGTTGACGGTGGCAAGTTTGATTGGGCTGCATCTGGCAAGTTCCCGCAGTTCACCGAAACGAACCCGAGCTACGGTGTGCCTTTCACCGCAGCAGCTGGCGCTGCAGCTTACATCGTTTACATCCGCGCTATTCTTCTCCGCGACGAAGGTGCAGCAATTTCTCCGTTCAATGCATTCCTCCTCTTGCAGGGCACTGAAACGCTTTCGCTCCGCCTCGACCGTCATGTGGAAAATACCAAGAAGGTTCTCGAATTCCTCTCGAAGCACCCGAAGGTCGCTAAGGTCAACCACCCGAGCTTTGCAGATCATCCGCAGCACGCTCTCTACCAGAAGTACTTCCCGAACGGTGCAGGTTCCATCTTCACATTCGATGTGAAGGGCGGCCAGGCAGAAGCCTTCAAGTTCATCGACGGGCTCAAGATTTTCAGCTTGCTCGCTAACGTTGCCGACGTGAAGAGCCTCGTTGTTCACCCGTATACAACGACCCACTCCGAACTCACTCCGGCTGAACTTGCCGAAGCTGGTATCTCTCCTGCAACGATCCGTCTCTCCATCGGTACGGAACACTACGAAGACATCATCAACGACCTCGCACAGGCTCTTGACCAGATTTAA
- the mnmA gene encoding tRNA 2-thiouridine(34) synthase MnmA — protein sequence MSEKKRVAVGLSGGVDSALSAYLLKKQGYEVVGMTMATWDGSVKMPAVEGREGCYGPSEDKNIEEAKLVAERLGIPHYVVPVAEDYKREVLDYFRAEYRAGRTPNPCVRCNQSIKFGALQHAARKLGIDFDYFATGHYARLDFKNPDVPFLYEALDEHKDQTYFLSRLSAEQLSTVIFPLGGMQKADVKALAKEIGWDDFATKRESQDFIECGDYSVLFDESDNVPGDFIDVNGKVLGKHKGIVHYTIGQRKGLNIGGQAEPLYVVAIDAHHNQVILGPRSALSCTEVSAVDLNLMVSETSPLLKEPLTAHIRLGHKGATAKITALDTAAGTISVKFDEPQFASAPGQVLVLYADKGVVASGIIGK from the coding sequence ATGTCTGAAAAAAAACGTGTCGCTGTAGGATTGTCGGGCGGTGTGGATTCCGCCCTTTCGGCGTATTTACTGAAAAAGCAAGGTTACGAAGTTGTCGGCATGACGATGGCGACATGGGACGGCTCCGTAAAAATGCCTGCGGTTGAAGGCCGCGAAGGCTGCTACGGCCCTAGCGAAGACAAAAATATCGAGGAAGCAAAGCTTGTTGCCGAGCGTCTCGGAATTCCGCATTACGTTGTTCCTGTCGCCGAAGATTACAAGCGCGAAGTTCTCGACTATTTCCGTGCAGAATACCGCGCAGGGCGAACGCCGAATCCGTGCGTCCGTTGCAATCAGAGCATCAAGTTTGGAGCGCTACAGCATGCGGCACGCAAGCTCGGGATTGATTTCGATTATTTTGCGACAGGGCATTACGCACGACTCGATTTTAAGAATCCCGATGTTCCGTTCTTGTACGAAGCGCTAGACGAGCATAAAGACCAGACATACTTTTTATCAAGACTCTCGGCAGAGCAACTTTCCACTGTGATTTTCCCGCTCGGCGGAATGCAGAAAGCAGACGTGAAAGCGCTCGCCAAGGAAATCGGCTGGGACGATTTTGCAACAAAGCGTGAGAGCCAGGATTTTATCGAGTGCGGCGATTACTCGGTGCTGTTTGACGAGAGCGACAACGTTCCCGGAGATTTTATCGATGTGAATGGAAAGGTTCTCGGGAAGCACAAGGGCATTGTGCATTACACGATTGGGCAACGCAAGGGACTCAACATCGGCGGGCAAGCGGAACCGCTTTATGTTGTAGCAATTGACGCGCACCACAACCAGGTGATTCTCGGACCGCGAAGCGCATTGAGCTGTACCGAAGTTTCTGCCGTTGACTTGAACTTGATGGTTTCGGAAACATCGCCTTTGCTGAAGGAACCGCTCACAGCACACATTCGTCTCGGGCATAAAGGCGCAACAGCAAAAATTACAGCTTTGGACACCGCCGCAGGCACCATCAGCGTGAAATTTGACGAACCGCAATTCGCATCTGCTCCGGGACAAGTGCTCGTGCTCTATGCAGACAAAGGCGTGGTCGCCAGCGGAATCATCGGGAAGTAA
- the cysK gene encoding cysteine synthase A, which produces MSKIYASADQLIGHTPLLELSHIEKENNLQAKIVAKLEYFNPAGSVKDRIAKAMIDDAEAAGKLKPGSVIIEPTSGNTGIGLASVAAARGYRIIIVMPETMSVERRQLIKAYGAEIVLTEGAKGMKGAIARANELAAEIKDSFIPGQFVNPANPAAHKATTGPEIWEDTDGKVDIFVAGVGTGGTITGVGEYLKSKNSDVKVVAVEPESSPVLSKGVAGPHKIQGIGAGFIPDTLSTSVYDEVLPVKNEDAFAAGKAIAKAEGILVGISSGAALHAAIELAKRPENKGKTIVALLPDSGDRYLSTPLFAD; this is translated from the coding sequence ATGTCTAAAATTTACGCATCTGCTGACCAGCTTATCGGTCATACCCCGCTCCTCGAACTCTCCCACATCGAAAAGGAAAACAATCTCCAGGCTAAGATTGTGGCAAAGCTCGAATACTTCAACCCCGCAGGTTCTGTCAAGGATCGTATTGCCAAGGCTATGATCGACGACGCCGAAGCTGCCGGCAAGCTCAAACCGGGTTCCGTGATTATCGAACCGACTTCTGGTAACACGGGTATCGGTCTTGCTTCTGTCGCTGCCGCTCGCGGCTACCGCATCATCATCGTGATGCCGGAAACCATGAGTGTTGAACGTCGCCAGCTCATCAAGGCCTACGGTGCAGAAATCGTTCTCACTGAAGGTGCTAAGGGCATGAAGGGCGCTATCGCCCGCGCTAACGAACTCGCTGCCGAAATCAAGGATAGCTTCATTCCGGGACAGTTTGTGAACCCGGCAAACCCGGCTGCTCACAAGGCTACAACGGGTCCGGAAATCTGGGAAGACACGGACGGTAAGGTTGATATTTTTGTCGCAGGTGTCGGTACCGGTGGTACGATCACGGGCGTTGGCGAATACCTCAAGTCCAAGAATTCTGACGTGAAGGTTGTCGCTGTCGAACCGGAATCCTCTCCGGTGCTCTCCAAGGGCGTTGCAGGTCCGCATAAGATCCAGGGTATTGGCGCAGGCTTTATCCCGGATACTTTGAGCACTTCCGTCTACGACGAAGTTCTCCCGGTCAAGAACGAAGACGCATTCGCCGCCGGCAAGGCAATTGCCAAGGCTGAAGGCATTCTCGTGGGTATCTCTTCTGGCGCTGCTTTGCATGCCGCAATCGAACTTGCAAAGCGTCCGGAAAACAAGGGCAAGACGATTGTCGCACTCCTCCCGGATAGCGGTGACCGTTACCTCTCCACTCCGCTCTTCGCTGACTAA